A single window of Nicotiana tomentosiformis chromosome 1, ASM39032v3, whole genome shotgun sequence DNA harbors:
- the LOC104109454 gene encoding monothiol glutaredoxin-S11-like — translation MDKVRRLATEHGVVIFSKSTCCLCYAVTILFQDQLGVSPYVHEIDHDPEGKEMEKALLRMGCNASVPAVFIGGKLVGSTNEVMSLHLKGSLIQLLKPYMPN, via the coding sequence ATGGACAAAGTACGAAGATTGGCAACAGAACACGGAGTAGTAATCTTCAGTAAGAGTACATGTTGCTTGTGCTATGCAGTGACAATCTTATTCCAAGATCAGCTTGGAGTAAGTCCATATGTTCATGAAATAGATCATGATCCAGAGGGAAAGGAAATGGAAAAGGCATTACTGAGGATGGGTTGCAATGCTTCTGTGCCGGCAGTTTTCATTGGGGGAAAATTGGTTGGTTCTACTAATGAAGTCATGTCACTCCACCTTAAAGGCTCTCTCATTCAACTCCTCAAGCCTTACATGcctaattaa